The genomic region AGATGCTAGGCATCGGCCTGCGATGTGTGCTTTTCGCACATGAGCAGGCCGATAACAACGCAGATGTGGCACTGCTGGACAGTTACCATTTAATTAACCATCTTCAGCTCAAGGCTAATGAAGCAGTTGCGAAATGATTTGTGCCAATAATTCTGTGCCTTTCGGCTCCGTTCAGGGAACGACTTCACTCTACTTGTTCCCTGAACGGAGCCGAAGGGGAGGGGGAAACAGACGCTGTGTTGGGTGCCCAATTAATGTGGTCATAAATAAGATAGTTGGCGAACGATAATGATTATTGATTGACAAGATTGAGTTGATGCAGGTACAAAAAATGAGGAGGAATTCATTTTTTGCGGGAGACCTCCTGCTTGAGAGAACAGGACGCTTCCTGGTGTTGTGAATAGGCACTCTTGATAAGTTCATGGTTTCAAGCAGGAAACGGGTGCTCACACGGAGGGATGTACCCTTGGTCTCTTCACTCAACACAAAGGAGGAAGGAGATGAAACGAAAAATTGCGGTAGGGTGTCTGGTTGTCTTCAGTTTTGGTCTTGCGGCAGTGGCTGTTGCGGGGACGGGGGTCTTTCAGGTGGATAAGGAATTTTATCCCTATTATCCGTCGCTCTTGAAGTGGAATAAATCCAGTGTCAATTTCACCCCGCCGGAGACATGCGGCGAGTGTCACGAGAAGCAGTACAAGGAGTGGACCGGTTCTGTCCATGCGCTGGCTCTCAAGGATCCGATCTATCAGGGAGAGCTGAACAAGGCGTTTAAGGCTGTCGGTCATGAGATCAGCCGTCAATGTGAAGGCTGTCATTCGCCAGCGGGTGTGGTCACGGGCGAGATTAAGGGGCCTGGCCTCAAGGAACTCAGTCCCATGGCGATGGCTGGCGTCTCCTGCGATATCTGTCACTCAGTCAGTGGCGTCACTCATTGGCAGACGCCGTCTCATGAGCCGGAAAACGGCTCTTTGATCCTAACGCCCGGAGTCGATGGCAAGGACGGCCCGGTGCGGATCAAACGTGGACCGATTAAACCTGCTGATGGTTGCGGTGATGGGTTTCATGAGTGTGAAGAATCGCCTTTGCATCTTCGGGCTGAACTCTGCGCCGGGTGCCACCAAGTGTATCATCATGATAAGCATTTCCCTCTCGAGGCAACGTACCTGGAGTGGAAACATGGCCCATACGCCCAGAATGAGATCCTGTGTCAGGACTGTCACATGGTCGACACCAAGACCTTTCTCCGCTCAGCGGACACCTTTCAGAAGCCGACCCGTGAAGAGTATCACCATTACTTCAATGGCGCCAATTACCTGCTCTACTCCCTTGCCTCCGGAGCGGCCAAGAAGGCAGGTGATCAGGAGCTTGCCGACAACCTCACCGAGAAATATCAGATGGCGGTTGATCGTCTGAAGGCCGCTGCCGATCTTGAGATTACGCCAGTTTATAACAATAATATCCTTGCCGAGGTTAAAGTCCGGGTGAAGAATATCCGGGCGGGACATAATCTTCCCACCTCTCTCACTAATATTCGACAGATGTGGCTTGAAATTACGGCCTGGGATGAAAAGGGGAATATCTTGTTTACCAGCGGCGGGTTAGATGGCCAGGGGGCGTTGCCGGAAAATGTTCGGGTGTTCAACTCCGATGGTATGGGCAGTGATTTTCATTTTGCTGTTGATCCCTGGGTGGTTACCGCCTTTTCCAGGCATGACACTATCCCGCCTAAGGGGCATAAGGATGTGTATTACGGGATCAATGCGCCTGAAGGAGTCAAAGCTGTCAAAGTCGAGGCCAAGCTACGCTACCGTCAGGCCGATCAGAAGATTGCCGAAGCCTTGCTGGGCGCTGTGCCCAAGGATATCAATCTTGCCGAAGTCTATGGTCTGACCTCGGTGCCGACCCTGCCAGTAATTGATATGGTGGTGAAGGATGTAGGTCTTGACGCAGTTAAGAAATAATCGTACCTATGAAAGCAATATCGGGTGAGAACGGTGCAGGTGCCGTTCTCACCCAGTCTGAAGATTACTTTAAGAGTATCAAGCAAGGGGGGAATGGAGCATGGGGGCATTAGAGAAATATTCAGATAAGGCGATTGAACTGTTCCTGACATACGCGCCTAAATTGGTGCTGGCGATCGCCACTCTGGTTATCGGGCTCTGGATTATCGGCACTGTCGTAACTATTACTCAAAAAGCCCTTGAAAAATCGAAGACTGACAAAACCTTGGTGCCGTTTATTACCAGTCTGACCTCATTGCTGCTCAAGATGTTATTGTTTATCAGTGTCGCTTCAATGGTCGGAATTGCCACCACCTCTTTTGTTGCTGTTCTTGGTGCGGCAGGACTTGCCATTGGACTCGCGCTGCAAGGAAGTCTGGCGAATTTTGCCGGCGGTGTCTTGATTCTTGTCTTCAAACCTTATGCTGTTGGCGATTTGGTTGAAGCTCAGGGGCATATTGGTGTGGTCAAGGAGTTGCAGATCTTTAATACCATTTTGCTGACAGCAAATAACCGGAGGATTATAATTCCCAATGGCGCAATGTCAAACGGTAGTATTACCAACTATTCCTCAGAAGGAAAGTTGAGGGTTGATCTGACTTTTGGCATTGCTTATGACTCAGATGTACAAAAAGCCAAAACCCTGCTTATGGACCTGGTGATAGCAGATCCTCGGGTGTTAAAAACGCCCGCCCCTCAGGTCGCGGTTTCGGCGTTGGCAGATAGTTCAGTCAATATCGTGGTTCGACCGTGGTGCGATTTCAAGGATTATTGGGACGTGTATTTTGATACCACTGAAAAGGCTAAATCTGTTCTAGAAGGCAATGGCATCTCCATTCCGTTTCCCCAGCGGGATGTTCATCTTCATCAGGTTTCGGCTTGACCCCTGTGCCTGTTTGGTCGGAGGGGGCAGCTCCTTTGGGCTTGTGCTGTAATTGTTAGAGCTGGAATTTGTTAAAGCCCCTCTGGCGGGAAGGTCACGACCTGATTGATATTTGTGGCCCCGGTCAGCAGCATGACCAGGCGGTCGATGCCGAGGGCAATGCCGGCGGCAGGTGGCATCCGGCAGAGATCGGTAAGGAACGGCTCAGGCATGGGGGGCGGTACTCTGCCTTGGCTGTGGATGTGATCCTGCTCAACTTCAAAACGATGCCGTTGTTCTCTCGCATCGGTCAATTCAGTAAATCCGTTGGCTAATTCCACACCGTTATAATAAAGCTCAAATCGTTGAGCGATCTCTGGATTGTCCGGGTGGAGTGATGCCAGGGAGGCTTGACTGGCCGGATAGTCGCAGAGAAAGACCGGGAAGCCATGTCCCAGCCGGGGTTCGACCGAGCAGACCAGGACCTCTTCGAAACACCCTTGTGCCATGGCCTCTGTCAGAGATATCGGGGCATAGAGTCGAAATGCCTCGGCCAGAGTAAGCCGGGGCCAGGGTGGTGTAAGGTCAATTGGCTGGCCAGCGTCTAGTTGGGCAAGCCGTCTGCCGGCGTTCAGCGCGGCAAACAATCCCTCGCAGTCGGTCATCAGGTCGCGGTAATCGGCACCTGCACGATACCACTCAAGCATGGTCATCTCAGGCAGGTGGCGGTCTCCCCGTTCGTGACGGCGAAAGCACTTGCAGATTTGAAAAATTTGAGGGCAGCCCCCGGCAAGGAGGCGCTTCATGCAAAGCTCGGGCGAGGTTTGTAGGTACCAGTCGCCTGAGGGCTCCGGTTCGATATGGGCCTCCGGAGCCGGGGCTGGAATCCGGATCGGGGTTTCTACTTCCAGAAAGCCGTGATCAATAAAAAAAGAGCGTACCGCCTGGATGATGGCAGCACGCTCTTTTAACATTGCGAGACGACTGAGGGGGGTGGAGTTCGTTGTGGTCAAGGATAAATGGGGTGTTGGGTGCCGGCAGGCAAGAGATCTATTCTTTGACCCGGGTCATGTATTCACCGGTACGGGTATCAATCTGAATAAGATCTCCCTCGTTGACAAAAGGAGGCACTTGCAGCTCGTAACCGGTCTCAATAGTAACGGGCTTGGTGTCGGTGCCGGAGGTGTCTCCCTTGGCCCAAGGATCGGCCTTGATTACTCGCAGGGCTACCGAAATCGGCAGGGTGACACCGATGGGAGCGCCTTGGAACAGTAGAACCTGGGCGTCCATGTTATCGACCATGAAGTTGATGCAATCTCCCAGCTGCTCACGGGTGATGTGGATCTGTTCGAAGCTCTGGTTGTCCATGAAGACGAACTCTTCACCTTGGGAGTAGAGGTATTGCATGTTCCGTTCTTCAAGGTCGGCCTTTTTGAATTTGTCGTTGGAACGAAAGGTTCGTTCCAGCATGTTGCCGTTGACCATGTTGCGCATCTTGGTGCGGTATAGGGCCTGGCCTTTGCCTGGCTTGGCGAATTGGAAGTCGGTGATGATATACGGATTGCCGTCTATCTCGAGTTTAAGGCCTTTTTTCAGGTCCGCGGCGGTATACATTGACGTAGTCTCCAGATGATAGGGTAAAAGTTTTTGGCCTTTTACCTCGAAACGGGGCTTTTTTCAAGGTCAAAGGCAATGGTCGTGTTGCTTGCGCCTGTTAGCCAAGGGTACGTGAAGCTACCTCGTACACTCCCTTGGAGAGGCCAGGGTGGGCTAGAATCCGCTGGAGTTGGCTTTGGATTAAGGCTTGACGACTTGCTATGTGCCGTCGCCAGGGAGCAAATTTTCCGGTTAAACGGGCGGCAATGTGGGGGTTGATAGGGTCGAGGGTTAGGATCTGGTCTGCCAGAAACTGATATCCAGTCCCGGATTGATCATGGAAGCAGACTTGATTGGTGGCGAAGGCCCCGATTAAGGCTCGAACCTTGTTGGGGTTCTTGATGTCGAAGGCTTCGTGCAGGAGAAGGTCCTTGACTCGATTGAGGGCGCCGGGCAAAGGAACTGTGGCCTGGAGGGCAAACCATTTGTCCAGGACCAGGGTCTCTTTCTGCCACTTTTGATAAAAGACCTCCAGCGCCAGGTCCGCGGCAGTGTCTCCCGTATGGATTAAGGCGTTCAGTGAGGCTATCTGGTCGGTCATGTTGTCTGCCGAGTGAAATTGCCTAAGGCAGAGTTCGATTGCATTGAGATCAGGCGCGGCCAAGAGATAATGCAGACAGAGATTTTTCAGGCGGCGCGGACCGGCAAGGCTTGGGTCATAATGTGAGGAAGTCGGGGTCTGGTTTGCTTCATAGGTGTCGAGCCAGAGACCCCGTAGCCGAGCGCCTAACTCTCGGCGTAGAAATTCGCGGGCGCCGTGGATAGCGTCGACATCAATCTCAGTAACCAGTTCTGCCAGATACTCTTCGCTGGGCAGGGTCAGGGTCTGGGCGATAAAAGATTTGTCGTGATGAAACGCTGGGGCCAGTACACCTCGGACCAGGTCTTCGAGCGTTGGGTCAAAGAGCATCTCTCGTCCCGCTTGCAGATCTTCGACGGCAGTAAGGAGTGTTTTGATAAAGAGCCGTTGTCCTGCCTCCCAGCGGTTGAAGGAGTCTTGGTCGTGAAGGAGGAGAAAGCGCAAATCGTTGTCGCTATACTCGTAGTTCAGGCGCACCGGGGCTGAAAATCCGCGCAGGAGAGAGGGTACGGGTTGCGTCTTGATACCGGTGAAGGTGAAGGTCTGTTTGGCCTCGCGGATATGGAGAATGGTGGTTGCAGCAGGGTCGAAAGCTTCCCCATGGCCATCGGACAGGGGCATATCCTTGCCATCGGGTCCGAGGAGGCCGAAGACAACGGGAATGTGGAGCATGGCAGCCTGGTCGCCTGCTCTTGGTGAGGGCTCTTGGCGGATGGTCAGGTGGAAGGTTTGTGCATAAGGGTCGTAGGTTGAGGTGATAGTGAGTTGTGGTGTGCCTGCTTGTTCATACCAGCGTTTGAACTGGCTTAAGTCAAGGGGGGCGCTACGGGTGTTTTCTTGCAGCGTCTTTTCCATGGCAGCGACAAAGTCATCGGTGGTGGCAGCGCCGCCATCGTGCTGTTCAAGGTAGATTTTCATCCCGCGTTGAAAGCGTTCTTCTCCTAGAATGGTGTGCAGCATCCGGATCACTTCTGCTCCCTTCTCGTAAACGGTGAGGGTATAGAAATTATTGATTTCTATATACGATTCCGGTCGCACCGGGTGGGCCATGGGGCCAGCGTCTTCGGGAAATTGGTGATTGCGTAGCATCGATACATCATGGATTCTGTGTACGGCCCGCGAGTTGGTGTCGGCAGAGAACTCCTGATCACGGAATACGGTCAACCCTTCCTTGAGGCTGAGCTGGAACCAGTCTCGGCAGGTTACCCGGTTGCCGGTCCAGTTGTGGAAATACTCGTGGGCCACTACTGCTTCAATCCCCTGATAGTCGTGGTCGGTGGCGGTTTCCGGTCTGGCCAAAATGAATTTTGAATTGAAAATATTGAGCCCCTTGTTTTCCATAGCCCCGGCATTGAAATCGTCCACGGCTACGATCATGTATTGGTCTAGGTCGTACTCCAGGCTGAAGCGGTTTTCGTCCCAAGCCATGGCTTTTTGCAGAGAACGCATGGCGTGTTCGCATTTGTCGGCGTTATGGAGCTCGGTGTAGATCTCAAGTGTTACGGTGCGACCGCTTCTGGTGATGAATTGATCACGGAGTACCGCTAAGTTGCCGGCGACCATGGCAAAGAGGTAGCAGGGCTTGGCAAAAGGGTCCTGCCAGGTTGCGGTGTGGCGACCGTTTTTGGAGGTCGTGCTGATGAGGTTGCCGTTGGCCAGGAGGACTGGATAGCGGGTCTGGTCAGCCTCAATAGTGGTGGTAAAGCGACTTAAGACATCAGGGCGATCCGGGAAGAAGGTAATTTTACGGAAACCTTCCGCCTCGCACTGGGTGCAGAACATGCCGTGCGAGCGGTACAGACCTTCTAGCGAGGTGTTTGTTTGAGGTTTGATCCGAGATGTGATGGTTACCGTAAATTGCGGTGCGGGCGCGGTAATGATCAGGGAAACGCTGTCGAGTTGATACTCCGCGGCAGAAAGCTCTTGGCCGTCTATGGCAATGGCGATTAATTCAAGTTCTCGGCCATCCAAGCGCAGGGCGGCAGCATCGGTGTCAATGGCGCTGACGGTCATGGTTGCGGTGATCAGGGCGTGATCCTCAAACAGGTTGCAGCAGAGGTCAACGGTTGCAATGTGGAAGGGGAACGGTCGGTAGTCTTTTAACAAGACTGGCTGAGGAAGAGTGCTCATGATGGGAGATAGTGTGTTGGTTGATGTTTGCTGGCGTTTGTGTCGAGTAGCGTTACATGGTGGTTTTTTTTAAGGCGCGGCTTGGGATTTTCAGGGATTGACCGACTATGATAACTTCGGCGTTGTTGAGCTGGTTATGGGCGATCAGTTCCCGTCTGCTGACTCCATAGCGTTCAGCGATCTTGTGGATAGTTTCTCCTTGCTTGACCATGTGAATTTTCGCCACTTTCTGTATCTCAGGTTTCCTTTTTGATGTTTTGGCTGACAGGGAGGCAGGGGAGCTGTGGGCTGTTTGGGGAAGATTGAGGAGATAGCCTTTGGGGACATAGTGTTTGCCGCTGATGACTGATGGTGTGAGGGCGGGATTCAGATCGGCCAGAACGGTGGGGCTGATCTTGAATTGCCCTGCCAGGATCTGGAGGCCGGTGGCTTGTTTCACTCGGATATTTTTTATTGATACAGGAGGATCCATTTGCAGGCCGGGAAAGTACTGCTGATAATTACGGGCAACATCACGAGCGGCGATGAATCCGGCATAAAAGTTTTTGGAGGCGAAGCCGAAACGACTGCCGTCATATTTTTGAAAAATAGCCTCGTAGGTGCCTAATGCATTTTTGGCTCGTTGCATGGCGGCTGGCCCGTGGTTGTATGCAGTCAGGGCCAGGGGCCAGCTCTCTAGTTTGCGGTAATTGCCTTTAAGAAACTGGGCTGCGGCATGGGTGGCCACTAAGGGGTCTCTGCGCTCGTCCACAGAGTTGTTAATAGTCAGGAACTGGCGGCCAGTGGATGGCATGAATTGCCAGATTCCGGCCGCTCCAACCTTGGAGTATGCCTGGTAGTCAAAGGATGATTCAACGTGGGGGAGGTAGGCCAGGTCAGTGGGGAGATTGTAGCTGTTGAGAATTTTTTTGATATGGGACAGGTAGCGTCCGGAGCGAATAATCCCGGCGCTGAAACGATCACTGATGCCGCGCTGAAAACGGATATTGTCTGCTGCGGTCAGAAAGGTGGCAGGTTTAGTGTGTGGCCCGAACAGGCCGGCGACCCTTTTCTCTTCAGGAGTTGACGGAATCTGTCCTTGGGCCAATCTGGAGAGGATAGCCTGGTATTTTTCCTTGATGGCTGTGATGTTACACTCATTGGCCTGTTGACCCTCGGGGGTGTCCGAGCTGTGCAGGCTGATAATCTCGTAGATGATGGCGATATTGTTTTTGTCGTGGATGAGGCCCTGCGATGAGGAGTATTTGCCGTAGACTTTCTTCCAGAAGGTAACATTTGATTCGATGCAGGAGTAGGTCGGGAATGGGTCTTTTTGGGCAGCGCCTGGGGTGGGTGCAAGCACGATGAGCATCATAAGGAAGATGCTTGAGGTAACAAGGAGTGTGAACTGTTTCATTGAGATCATTGAATAGTTATAGGGCGATGTTGAGGTGCGAGGATAGTTTTTAAGTTCTATTGGGGCATGTAAACCCATGATGGACATGGGCGATTACCTTCTTTTCTCTGACGACTTCCGCTGGTAAGACGGAGGGGCCGGCGGATGAAGAGTGGGCGTTAGTCCGGGTGATTGTTTGGGGCCGCGCACACAATCTGATTGCCTCCAGCCTTCTGCGCGGTGGTGAGGGCATCGTGGGCCATGGTAATTAGAGTATCCATTGCTATCTCGATTGAAGGGGTTACTGTCGCTACGCCTTGGCTGACACTGAGCGTGTTGCCATCGTGGTACGTGATTTGTAGTTCTTCGATGCTCTGCTTGATTAGTCTCGATACTGTCTGAGCGCCTGTCAGCGGGGTTTTCGGTAGCAGGATGGCGAATAGGCTGTCTCCGTAGCGGCAGAGAAGGTCTGTTGTTCGGCGGAGAGGGATCTGCAGGATTTGAGCGACAAGTTGAAGGCATTGTTCTCCCTTCTTTCGTCCCAGCAGTTCATTGAACTCTTGAAAGCGGTCAAGAGCCACGAAAATTACGGACAGTGGCTCGGCATCCCGGAATAAGCGTCGCCACTCCTTGTCCAGGCAGCCAGAGAAGTAGCGATGGTTGCCAACCTTGGTTAGGTCGTCGGTGATAGTTAGCTCTGCCAGCAACTTATTGGCTTCTGCCAACTCTTCAGTGGCGCGAAGGAGGTCGGCTTCCCTCTGTTTGCGGGTTTTGATTTCATTTTTCAGGGCGATGGAGGCGTTGAGGCGGGCTACTAGCTCAAGTTCCCTGGCAGGTTTGGTGATATAGTCATGAGCCCCGGCCATGAAGGCGTCATGCAAGGTCTCCGGCTCGTCCCGGACAGTAACCATGACCACCGGGATGTCCAGATAGTCGGGGTGTGCCTTGATCCGCCGACACACCTCAATGCCGTCCATGCCGGGCATTACGATGTCGAGCAGGATGCAGTCAATGGACGGTTTGGTTGTTGAGTAGGGTTCAATGCCGAGTTGGCGAAGGGCTGCCTCGCCGCTGTCGGCGCAGATCGTCTCTGGATAGCCTGATCGATGCAGAATCGATTGGAGTAACCGGAGGACGGGGGGAGAATCATCTACTATCAGTATGCTCATGAGATCCTTGTCTGAACAAAATTCGTAAGGTATGCAAAGAGTTGGGTATGGGAGTGGAGGTGAGAATGCTTAAATCAGGGGTAATTATCCAGCTCAATCCGCAAAATGAGCAGATGCCGGGAACTGTAATTATTCAACAGCGCTACAGATGCGCGAAATAAGCCTGCGAACTATAGCCCGTCTATGTGAGCAGGCTTATGACAGCTAAGCGACTGCAGGGAGACTGCGAAGCAGATGTGGTATTGTTGGATAGCTACAAATCAGGTTACCAATTTCTTGCCCATGATGCAACGGCAATGGTGAGTGGTTTTGCTGGATATTTTCTTTGATGTGTGGAATAACGGGGCAGAAACGGTTACTTGATCCGTTATAACTGACCACTTTACGAAGCTATGCACTATACGCCCATTATCGGCACATTAGGTTTTGTCCTGTCCCCTGACCGGCAGCAGACCCTGTTGGTGCATCGCACCAGTCGCGTTCATGATCCCCATTTCGGCAAGTTTAACGGTTTAGGGGGGAAGATGCGAGCGGGTGAGGATGTGGTTGCCTGCATGAAACGGGAAATTCTGGAAGAGTCGGGACTGATCTGCCTGCAGATGGCCCTGCGGGGTACCATCAGTTGGCCAGGTTTTGGTGCAAATGGCGAGGACTGGCTTGGATTTATCTTCCGGATTGATCGCTTTTCCGGAGTGCCGTACTGTGAAAACGAGGAGGGGCCGTTGGCTTGGCGTTTAATCAGCGGGTTGGCTGAACTTCCCATGTGGGAGGGGGATCGTCATTTTTTACCCTTGATCTTTGATCAGGATCCGAGAGCATTTCACGGTGTTATGCCCTATGTGGATGGCCGACCAGTCAGCTGGAGTTATTCCCGCATTTGATTGGATACGGTATTGGGAGATAAGAAAAGCCCGACAGACGGCGTGCCGTGCCTGCCGGGTCGGAGGGGCTTTGGGATGCTTCTCATGGCTCGCTTGTTCGGTTTCTCCCAACCTGGGAGAGGCAGGGCTTATCAGCCGCAATCCTGTCCGCTGTGGGGGTTGTAAGCATCAGCGGAGTTCATGAACAGAAAATCATTGACCCGCCTCAGTTGTTCCTCGTTCAGGGAGGCCCAGGAACCATCCTTGGCGCAGGCCGGGTACTGTTTGGCAAAGACTCTGTTCCATGCCCTCGAGATGAGTGATTCTGAATGAATGAATCGGGCGCCGACTGCGTTGTCTCGGGAGTGGCAGCTCTTGCACACACTGTGAAAGAGATTTCTGCCTTCTTCAATAGTTGTTGGGGTGAAGACCCGGCAGGTATTGGTTGTTGGATCAAGGCGCTTGGAAGGTCTGGCCTGAGCCACGCCCCCCAGAGCACAAAGAAGTATGCCACATGCTGCTAGGGCAATTACTTTTCGCATTGGTTGATCTCCTGGGTCAAGAAACCACTGGATTTCTGCCTGATAGTTATTCAGTGGTAGTTATTTAATATAATGCTTATTTCCCTTCTCCTTGTCAAGCGATGATTCCGTGATCTCCCTGGGGGTGGATTGGGGGAGATTGTTGACTTCTTGGCCGGATGGCAATAAGACGCCTTGACGTCAGGGGGAAAATAGCACATATGAAAGCAAAACAGTTTGTCGGTTACCGGTTTACGGTTGACAGTTGACGGCGATTGGGTTCTGCCAATGGCTGAGGACACACTGACATTGAGTATCATGCGATGATTTATGACTAACCATGATTCTTTTAACCGTAAACCGATAACTGATTACCGTTAACCTGTGTAGTTACAACAGAATAACGGTCGGTCACGAATCCTCGTAGAGGCACGAGACAAGATCGAGAGTAACCATTGTTTGGTTGGACGCAGTAGCCGTTATGCGATAACTTAAAGTACTTCCCTGCAAAGATAATAATGCCCTCTCGTGGAGGCACCATGGCGATAAAAAAAATCAAGATACCGAAACTCAACAGTAAAGAACTCCGTTATCTGCGAGGCGTGGGACATCATCTTGCTGTTCTCGGCATGATCGGCAAGGAGGGAATCACTGACAACCTGGTGAAGGCTGTTGGTGATAACCTTACTGCTCATGAACTGGTTAAGATCAGGATTCAGGATACCTGCACCATGGAGCGTGAGGAGGCGGTGGCCCAACTGGCCGCCGCTGCAGGGGCTGCGGTGGTGCAGATTCTTGGTAAAACCGCGCTGCTTTATCGTCCCAATCCCGATCTTGCTGAGGATAAGAAGATTTCCCTCTAGCGTCGGGCCATGCGAGATACACTGTACAACGATCCAAAAGTTCCGGTCGAAGATTTCCAGTTTTCGCCCAAGGTGGCTGAAGTCTTTGACGACATGCTGGAGCGCAGCGTGCCGTTTTATAAGGAGATCACGGCCATGACCGCCAGTCTCCTCGAGACCTTTGTCTTGCCTGGAGAAACTGTCTACGATCTTGGTTGTTCAACGGGAGCCACCTTGATTGAGCTTGTCCGTCGCTTGCCCCATCTTGGTTTGCAGTGTGTCGGAATCGACAGTTCTGCCGCCATGGTGGAGAAGGCGACCTTGAAGGCGGAGATATACACCAAGTCTGAACGGATGCGTTTTGTTCAGGCTGATATCCTCTCTTGTCCTCTTGAGCAGCCCGCAGCCATTTTCTTAAACTATACGCTGCAGTTTGTTCGTCCCTTGCAGCGTCCGGCCTTTATCGAGCGCTTGCACGCGTCCTTGAAGCCTGGTGGAATCTTGGTGATCTGCGAGAAGACGATCAGTCACAGTCCTGAGTTCAACCGTGCATACATTGGTTTTTATCTTGATTTCAAAAGGCGTCAGGGGTATTCGGAGATCGAAATCGCCAAAAAGCGTGAGGCCTTGGAGAATGTTCTGGTGCCTTTTTCTGTGCCAGAAAACCTGGATCTGTTGCGGAAGGCTGGGTTTTCTCAGGTTGAGACGTTTTTTCAGTGGTTTAATTTTTCCGGCTTTGTGGCCAGAAAAGAAGGTGGTCGGCAGCAATCAGCTGATTGCTCTTGATGCAGTACCTGGCGGATCTTCATATCCACTCATCCTATTCCCGTGCCACCAGTAAGGCGAGCACCTTGGCGGGACTCTTTGCCTGGGCTCGAGTTAAGGGCATTAATCTGGTTGGGACCGGCGACTTCACCCATCCTGGCTGGTTTCGCCAGCTGAAGGAGTCGCTTGTCCCCGCTGAAGCAGGCCTGTACCGGCTTCGTGACGAAAATGTGCCACCGGCGCTCGCCGGGATCACGCCCGAGGCGATTGATGTTCGATTTATCCTGACCGCTGAGGTCTCCTGTATCTATAAGCGCCATGGTCGGGTGCGCAAGGTTCATAATATTCTCTTTGCCCCAGATTTTGCGGCGGCGGAGCGGGTGAACAGCAAACTTGCCTCTATCGGCAATATCGAATCGGACGGTCGGCCTATTCTCGGTCTTGACTCTCGTGATCTTCTGGAAATTCTGCTTGAGGCATCAGGGGATGGTTTCCTGGTCCCTGCCCATATCTGGACGCCCTGGTTTTCGCTCTTTGGCTCAAAGTCGGGATTCGATTCAATTGAAGAGTGTTATGGTGATTTGACCCGGCACATCTTTGCCCTGGAGACGGGCCTCTCTTCGGATCCCGCCATGAACCGCTTGGTGTCCGCTCTTGATCGTTTTTCGCTGATTTCCAACTCTGATTGTCACTCGCCTTCCAAGTTGGGCAGAGAGGTTAACTGCTTTGCCTCTGGGTTTGATTATTTTTCGTTGCGCCGGGCCCTGGAATCTCCTGGTGACGGCGGATTTCAAGGTACGGTCGAGTTTTTTCCGGAGGAGGGTAAGTACCATTACGACGGGCATCGTCAGTGCCAGGTCTGTCTTGACCCCTTGGCCACTCGGGCTATTGATGCCATTTGTCCGGTTTGCGGGAGGCCGCTCACCATTGGCGTCACTCATCGGGTGCTGGAGTTGGCCGACCGGACAGTCCCAAGCTATCCGGCCAATCAGCCAGGGTTTGAGAGTTTGGTCCCTTTGCCCGAAGTTCTGGGTGAGATCATTGGTCAAGGACCTGCAACCAAGCGTGTGGAAGCGCTGTATGTCTCTCTGATC from Desulfobulbaceae bacterium harbors:
- the cmoA gene encoding carboxy-S-adenosyl-L-methionine synthase CmoA — encoded protein: MRDTLYNDPKVPVEDFQFSPKVAEVFDDMLERSVPFYKEITAMTASLLETFVLPGETVYDLGCSTGATLIELVRRLPHLGLQCVGIDSSAAMVEKATLKAEIYTKSERMRFVQADILSCPLEQPAAIFLNYTLQFVRPLQRPAFIERLHASLKPGGILVICEKTISHSPEFNRAYIGFYLDFKRRQGYSEIEIAKKREALENVLVPFSVPENLDLLRKAGFSQVETFFQWFNFSGFVARKEGGRQQSADCS
- a CDS encoding DNA helicase UvrD, whose protein sequence is MQYLADLHIHSSYSRATSKASTLAGLFAWARVKGINLVGTGDFTHPGWFRQLKESLVPAEAGLYRLRDENVPPALAGITPEAIDVRFILTAEVSCIYKRHGRVRKVHNILFAPDFAAAERVNSKLASIGNIESDGRPILGLDSRDLLEILLEASGDGFLVPAHIWTPWFSLFGSKSGFDSIEECYGDLTRHIFALETGLSSDPAMNRLVSALDRFSLISNSDCHSPSKLGREVNCFASGFDYFSLRRALESPGDGGFQGTVEFFPEEGKYHYDGHRQCQVCLDPLATRAIDAICPVCGRPLTIGVTHRVLELADRTVPSYPANQPGFESLVPLPEVLGEIIGQGPATKRVEALYVSLINQFGSEFTLLRHTPVEEVRQVSPVLGEAIDRIRSNRVIRQSGYDGEFGRILVFQEEELAEFGGSVQRGAII